One window of Paenibacillus sp. FSL K6-3182 genomic DNA carries:
- a CDS encoding endospore germination permease, whose protein sequence is MEVSFSRLQIIFLLLLSLGISNHVLIIPHLLKAAGRDAWISILLAYAGLIVWSLILYWILKSMSTLSFQSWIEGRIGKIGFNVIGGGFALYLLVAGMMIVFDTTKNVNIYFLPRTPSAIVILSFIFLAYCAARGGLKTIVYMSTVLLPVVWILGIGVAIMTKNSKDYGMLQPILTEGIGPDLRGIVVVFGGSIDLMVLLLLQHKLKKPLNYSTVFVLLTLLVGLIMGPTIGSLASFGPIQAENFRFPAFEQWRLVMIGRHISHVDFFAAFQLMAGSIVRTALIIYFLAQLIGRGSEKYSKTIMICITVVISIPSLLMISDISMQAFIQRYFYSYSLWFGVAITAILFMITYMPHRREEAQ, encoded by the coding sequence GTGGAAGTATCCTTTTCTAGACTTCAAATCATTTTTTTATTGTTGTTATCGCTCGGAATATCGAATCATGTACTAATCATTCCGCATCTGTTAAAAGCAGCGGGACGCGATGCCTGGATTAGTATTCTGCTTGCTTATGCTGGATTGATTGTTTGGAGCCTGATCTTATATTGGATTTTAAAATCGATGAGTACTTTATCGTTTCAAAGCTGGATTGAAGGCCGAATCGGAAAAATCGGTTTTAATGTCATTGGCGGTGGATTCGCTCTATATTTACTGGTAGCCGGCATGATGATTGTTTTTGATACAACAAAAAACGTCAATATTTATTTCCTCCCGAGAACACCGAGTGCTATCGTTATCCTCAGCTTTATTTTCTTGGCTTACTGCGCTGCTAGAGGGGGACTCAAAACCATCGTATATATGTCTACCGTATTATTGCCTGTCGTTTGGATATTGGGAATCGGCGTAGCTATTATGACAAAGAACAGCAAAGATTACGGCATGCTGCAACCCATTTTGACAGAAGGAATAGGTCCAGATCTGAGAGGAATAGTGGTCGTTTTTGGAGGGAGCATAGACCTCATGGTGCTGCTTCTATTACAGCATAAATTGAAGAAACCTTTGAATTATAGCACCGTTTTTGTGCTGCTTACCTTATTAGTGGGATTGATCATGGGACCTACTATAGGATCTTTAGCTTCCTTTGGGCCGATCCAGGCTGAAAATTTTCGGTTTCCCGCTTTTGAACAGTGGAGGCTGGTGATGATCGGAAGACATATTTCGCATGTAGACTTTTTTGCAGCTTTTCAATTAATGGCCGGAAGTATCGTGAGAACGGCCCTTATCATCTATTTTTTAGCTCAACTTATTGGACGTGGTTCTGAGAAATATTCAAAAACGATTATGATTTGCATAACAGTTGTCATTTCTATACCTTCGCTATTAATGATTAGTGATATTAGCATGCAGGCGTTCATTCAGCGCTACTTCTATAGCTATTCACTGTGGTTTGGAGTAGCCATAACGGCGATACTCTTTATGATCACCTATATGCCACAT